The Equus przewalskii isolate Varuska chromosome 5, EquPr2, whole genome shotgun sequence genome window below encodes:
- the KRT76 gene encoding keratin, type II cytoskeletal 2 oral, which translates to MNRQISKKSFSGGSQGFSGRSAVVSGSSRMSCVARTGGAGRGACGFRSGAGGFGSRSLYNLGGNKSISISVAGGSRAGGFGGGRGSCGSGFGGGYGGGFGGGFGGGRGMGGGFGGAGGFGGAGGFGGPGGFGGLGGFGGPGGFGGPGGFGPGGFPGGIQEVTINQSLLQPLNVEIDPQIGQVKAQEREQIKTLNNKFASFIDKVRFLEQQNKVLETKWNLLQQQTPGSGSGPQNLEPFFESYISFLRRQLDLVLGERGNLEGELKNMQDLVEDFKKKYEDEINKRTAAENEFVGLKKEVDAVYMNKVELQAKADALTDQLSFLRTLYETELSQMQSHVSDTSVVLSMDNNRFLDLDSIIAEVKAQYEEIAQKSKAEAEALYQTKLGELQSTAGRHGDDLKSTRSEISELNRVIQRLRAEIESVKKQSANLQTAIAEAEQRGEMALKDANAKLQGLQAALQKAKDDLARLLRDYQELMNVKLALDVEIATYRKLLEGEECRMSGECQSAVSISVVSNVTSTSGSSGGSRGGFGGASSSSGGYRSSSSRGGSGGYGGISGGSSSGYGGVSGGSSGGRGSSGSYQSSSSGSRPSSGSSSSVSQSGSSSGGIQTSVGSGYKSGSGGSTSIRFSQTTSSSQHSSK; encoded by the exons ATGAACAGACAAATCAGCAAGAAATCCTTCAGTGGCGGGAGCCAGGGCTTCTCCGGTCGCTCCGCCGTGGTCTCTGGCAGCAGCAGGATGAGCTGCGTGGCCCGCACTGGGGGAGCTGGCAGAGGGGCCTGTGGGTTCCGGAGCGGTGCAGGCGGCTTTGGCAGTCGCAGCCTCTACAACCTGGGTGGCAACAAGAGCATCTCCATCAGTGTGGCTGGTGGCTCCCGGGCTGGTGGCTTTGGGGGAGGGCGTGGCAGCTGTGGCAGTGGCTTTGGGGGCGGCTATGGAGGTGGTTTTGGGGGTGGCTTTGGTGGTGGCAGAGGAATGGGAGGTGGCTTTGGAGGGGCAGGTGGCTTTGGTGGAGCTGGTGGTTTCGGTGGGCCTGGTGGCTTTGGTGGGCTTGGTGGCTTTGGTGGGCCTGGCGGCTTTGGTGGACCTGGTGGCTTTGGGCCTGGTGGCTTCCCTGGGGGAATCCAGGAAGTGACCATCAACCAgagcctcctgcagcccctcaATGTGGAGATCGACCCCCAGATTGGGCAAGTGAAGGCCCAGGAGCGGGAGCAGATCAAGACCCTCAACAACAAGTTCGCCTCCTTCATCGACAAG GTGCGGTTCCTGGAACAGCAGAACAAGGTCCTGGAGACCAAGTGGAATCTGCTCCAGCAGCAGACCCCGGGCTCTGGCTCGGGTCCCCAAAACCTGGAGCCTTTCTTTGAATCCTACATCAGTTTCCTGCGCAGGCAGTTGGATTTGGtgctgggggagagagggaacCTGGAAGGAGAGCTGAAGAACATGCAGGACCTGGTGGAAGACTTCAAAAAGAA GTACGAAGACGAGATCAACAAACGCACGGCGGCAGAGAATGAGTTTGTGGGGCTGAAGAAG GAGGTGGATGCAGTCTACATGAACAAGGTGGAGCTGCAGGCCAAGGCGGACGCCCTCACAGATCAGCTCAGCTTCCTGAGGACCCTCTACGAGACG GAGCTGTCCCAGATGCAGAGCCACGTCAGTGACACGTCCGTGGTCCTCTCCATGGACAACAACCGCTTCCTGGACCTGGACAGCATCATTGCCGAGGTCAAGGCCCAGTACGAGGAGATCGCCCAGAAGAGCAAGGCTGAGGCTGAGGCGCTGTACCAGACCAAG CTTGGGGAGCTGCAGAGCACGGCCGGCAGGCACGGGGATGACCTGAAGAGCACGAGGAGTGAGATCTCCGAGCTCAACAGGGTGATTCAGAGGCTGCGGGCCGAGATCGAGAGCGTCAAGAAGCAG agcGCCAACCTGCAGACGGCCATTGCGGAAGCTGAGCAGCGCGGGGAGATGGCCCTCAAAGATGCCAATGCCAAGCTCCAAGGCTTGCAGGCTGCCCTACAGAAGGCCAAAGATGACCTGGCCCGGCTGCTGCGTGACTACCAGGAGCTGATGAACGTCAAGCTGGCCCTGGACGTGGAGATCGCCACCTACCGCAAGCTGCTGGAGGGCGAGGAGTGCCG gATGTCTGGAGAGTGTCAGAGTGCTGTGAGCATTT CGGTGGTCAGCAACGTTACCAGCACAAGCGGCAGCTCTGGTGGAAGCCGTGGAGGCTTTGGaggggccagcagcagcagcggtggctacagaagcagcagcagcagaggcggCAGTGGCGGCTACGGAGGAATCAGTGGTGGTAGCAGCAGTGGCTATGGAGGGGtcagtggtggcagcagtgggggcaggggcagcagcggAAGCTACCAGAGCAGCAGCAGTGGGAGCAGGCCCAGCAGCGGAAGCAGCAGCTCGGTGAGCCAGAGTGGCTCCAGCTCGGGCGGCATTCAGACCTCTGTAGGCAGCGGCTACAAGTCTGGCAGTGGAGGCAGCACCAGTATCCGCTTCTCCCAGACCACCAGCTCAAGCCAGCACTCCTCCAAATGA